A region of Acidisarcina sp. DNA encodes the following proteins:
- the murG gene encoding undecaprenyldiphospho-muramoylpentapeptide beta-N-acetylglucosaminyltransferase gives MAEGNEGLRVLIAGGGTGGHIIPALAIARELKDRFHAEVRFVGTSRGLETRLVPQAGYRLELIQVGQLKNVSLRTRLRTLLDLPLGLARCFALLREFRPHAVVGVGGYASGPAMMAAILSRVPTLAFEPNAAPGLANRLIGKWVNAAAVNFPPAAAWFRNAEVTGIPVRAEFFSIPRKGAGASPRLLVFGGSQGGRVLNQHMAAIAPQLLAALPTLTIMHQAGARHAAQTQADYAASGAPPERWQVQPFLEDMPDQFALADLILSRSGASTVAELAAAGRPALLVPFAAAADDHQRKNAEVLADAGAAVLLLEKDVTPEHLLAALLDLLRSPDRLLKMGERARSLAHPEAARRIAEKIDALAGKRAKS, from the coding sequence ATGGCGGAAGGGAATGAAGGACTCCGCGTTCTGATCGCGGGCGGCGGCACCGGAGGCCACATCATCCCCGCGCTCGCCATCGCCCGCGAACTCAAGGATCGCTTTCACGCCGAAGTGCGTTTTGTGGGCACCTCGCGCGGTCTGGAGACGCGGCTGGTCCCACAGGCAGGGTATCGCCTGGAGTTGATCCAGGTCGGCCAGCTCAAAAATGTCAGCCTCAGGACGCGCCTGCGTACGCTGCTCGATCTCCCACTGGGTCTTGCACGCTGCTTCGCTCTGCTGCGGGAGTTTCGGCCTCACGCCGTCGTCGGCGTTGGAGGCTATGCTTCCGGCCCGGCGATGATGGCCGCGATTCTCAGCCGGGTCCCGACGCTGGCTTTTGAGCCGAATGCCGCTCCAGGCCTGGCCAACCGGCTGATTGGCAAATGGGTCAACGCTGCCGCCGTCAATTTTCCTCCCGCCGCGGCCTGGTTTCGCAATGCGGAGGTCACCGGCATTCCGGTTCGAGCGGAATTTTTCTCGATTCCGCGTAAAGGCGCTGGCGCATCGCCGCGGCTGCTGGTCTTTGGCGGAAGCCAGGGTGGCCGCGTGCTCAATCAGCATATGGCAGCAATAGCGCCCCAGTTACTGGCGGCCTTGCCGACCCTCACCATCATGCATCAGGCCGGGGCACGCCATGCCGCGCAGACCCAGGCGGATTACGCCGCCAGTGGTGCGCCACCCGAGCGCTGGCAGGTCCAGCCCTTTCTGGAGGACATGCCGGATCAGTTCGCCTTGGCCGATCTGATCCTGTCTCGTAGCGGAGCCAGTACCGTGGCCGAGCTGGCTGCGGCTGGCAGGCCTGCGCTGCTGGTTCCATTTGCCGCTGCTGCCGACGACCACCAGCGCAAAAACGCCGAGGTGCTGGCAGACGCTGGAGCGGCTGTTCTGCTGCTGGAAAAGGACGTCACTCCCGAGCACCTGCTCGCCGCACTGCTCGATCTGCTGCGGAGCCCGGACCGGCTGCTCAAAATGGGCGAACGGGCGCGGTCTCTGGCGCATCCGGAAGCCGCCAGGCGGATCGCCGAGAAGATTGATGCGCTCGCCGGGAAGCGGGCCAAATCGTAA